A genomic stretch from Tribolium castaneum strain GA2 chromosome 6, icTriCast1.1, whole genome shotgun sequence includes:
- the LOC103313971 gene encoding uncharacterized protein LOC103313971 isoform X1: MFYVKNPSALNKPWILSKKGDENVVAIPLEVCRLLKNYHIMTIEFLYHNYRKGVKGAVLNQQRGMNFSLQIGAFLRAIVQSPALILVICSRESSCYWHYHLVNHAGFDVVQITSKKVVVDADDTYESNNKIALLVTHDCLKLCEGLLDCDFFSVIVEDLDQLALKRIIKRLNGTFNVGLTTRSFYTHPDQKLQWNMLNWANPGCVGKLNDFYEADNRNFERFDDNYRYWWMRLTWDFCESFEKPTDEETDTYERKISEWASQNDLNFPKKQSRKRKHPPKTEPPPENDSSNDTIINEVPIDKYVKLPSMDESPIVTSIIKNFEISPEPILTRTSSLPYTQTHASYSKYEEDSVLFAFLDDKERPSTSKSESEEFILSLINKSEDESKDIRKKADAVLQN; the protein is encoded by the exons ATGTTCTacgttaaaaat CCTTCCGCTCTCAACAAGCCGTGGATTTTGTCCAAAAAAGGCGACGAAAATGTCGTTGCAATCCCGCTTGAAGTTTGCAGACTTTTAAAAAACTACCATATAATGACAATTGAGTTTCTCTACCACAACTACCGGAAAGGG GTCAAGGGGGCGGTTTTGAACCAACAGCGCGGGATGAATTTCAGTTTACAGATTGGGGCGTTTCTCAGAGCTATTGTGCAAAGTCCGGCCCTTATTTTGGTTATTTGTAGTAGAGAATCGAGTTGTTACTGGCATTACCACCTGGTAAACCACGCCGGTTTTGACGTCGTTCaaataacttcaaaaa AGGTGGTTGTAGACGCTGATGATACTTACGAGAGCAATAACAAAATAGCTTTACTTGTAACACATGACTGCTTGAAACTATGCGAGGGGCTACTCGATTGTGACTTTTTTTCCGTCATTGTGGAGGATTTGGACCAACTCGCGCTCAAACGAATTATTAAAAGACTGAATGGGACGTTCAATGTGGGGCTCACAACTCGGAGTTTTTAC ACACATCCCGATCAAAAATTGCAATGGAACATGTTGAACTGGGCCAACCCCGGCTGTGTCGGCAAATTAAACGACTTCTACGA GGCCGACAACCGCAATTTCGAACGATTTGACGACAATTACCGTTACTGGTGGATGAGACTGACTTGGGACTTTTGCGAATCGTTTGAAAAACCCACCGACGAGGAAACCGACACTTACGAGAGGAAAATATCAGAGTGGGCTTCCCAAAACGACTTAAACTTTCCCAAAAAACAATCACGCAAACGTAAACACCCCCCAAAGACTGAACCACCTCCAGAGAACGACAGCTCCAACGATACAATCATCAACGAAGTGCCAATTGATAAATACGTCAAGTTGCCCAGCATGGACGAGAGCCCTATTGTCACTtccattattaaaaattttgagatttCTCCCGAACCGATTCTCACTCGTACGTCTTCGTTGCCATATACTCAAACTCACGCGAGTTACTCCAAGTATGAAGAAGATAGTGTGCTGTTTGCGTTTTTGGATGATAAGGAGCGGCCCAGCACTTCAAAAAGCGAGTCAGAGGAGTTCATTCTGAGTTTGATCAACAAGTCGGAAGACGAATCAAAAGATATTCGGAAAAAGGCTGATGCTGTCTTGCAGAATTAA
- the LOC103313971 gene encoding uncharacterized protein LOC103313971 isoform X2: MFYVKNPSALNKPWILSKKGDENVVAIPLEVCRLLKNYHIMTIEFLYHNYRKGVKGAVLNQQRGMNFSLQIGAFLRAIVQSPALILVICSRESSCYWHYHLVNHAGFDVVQITSKNADDTYESNNKIALLVTHDCLKLCEGLLDCDFFSVIVEDLDQLALKRIIKRLNGTFNVGLTTRSFYTHPDQKLQWNMLNWANPGCVGKLNDFYEADNRNFERFDDNYRYWWMRLTWDFCESFEKPTDEETDTYERKISEWASQNDLNFPKKQSRKRKHPPKTEPPPENDSSNDTIINEVPIDKYVKLPSMDESPIVTSIIKNFEISPEPILTRTSSLPYTQTHASYSKYEEDSVLFAFLDDKERPSTSKSESEEFILSLINKSEDESKDIRKKADAVLQN; this comes from the exons ATGTTCTacgttaaaaat CCTTCCGCTCTCAACAAGCCGTGGATTTTGTCCAAAAAAGGCGACGAAAATGTCGTTGCAATCCCGCTTGAAGTTTGCAGACTTTTAAAAAACTACCATATAATGACAATTGAGTTTCTCTACCACAACTACCGGAAAGGG GTCAAGGGGGCGGTTTTGAACCAACAGCGCGGGATGAATTTCAGTTTACAGATTGGGGCGTTTCTCAGAGCTATTGTGCAAAGTCCGGCCCTTATTTTGGTTATTTGTAGTAGAGAATCGAGTTGTTACTGGCATTACCACCTGGTAAACCACGCCGGTTTTGACGTCGTTCaaataacttcaaaaa ACGCTGATGATACTTACGAGAGCAATAACAAAATAGCTTTACTTGTAACACATGACTGCTTGAAACTATGCGAGGGGCTACTCGATTGTGACTTTTTTTCCGTCATTGTGGAGGATTTGGACCAACTCGCGCTCAAACGAATTATTAAAAGACTGAATGGGACGTTCAATGTGGGGCTCACAACTCGGAGTTTTTAC ACACATCCCGATCAAAAATTGCAATGGAACATGTTGAACTGGGCCAACCCCGGCTGTGTCGGCAAATTAAACGACTTCTACGA GGCCGACAACCGCAATTTCGAACGATTTGACGACAATTACCGTTACTGGTGGATGAGACTGACTTGGGACTTTTGCGAATCGTTTGAAAAACCCACCGACGAGGAAACCGACACTTACGAGAGGAAAATATCAGAGTGGGCTTCCCAAAACGACTTAAACTTTCCCAAAAAACAATCACGCAAACGTAAACACCCCCCAAAGACTGAACCACCTCCAGAGAACGACAGCTCCAACGATACAATCATCAACGAAGTGCCAATTGATAAATACGTCAAGTTGCCCAGCATGGACGAGAGCCCTATTGTCACTtccattattaaaaattttgagatttCTCCCGAACCGATTCTCACTCGTACGTCTTCGTTGCCATATACTCAAACTCACGCGAGTTACTCCAAGTATGAAGAAGATAGTGTGCTGTTTGCGTTTTTGGATGATAAGGAGCGGCCCAGCACTTCAAAAAGCGAGTCAGAGGAGTTCATTCTGAGTTTGATCAACAAGTCGGAAGACGAATCAAAAGATATTCGGAAAAAGGCTGATGCTGTCTTGCAGAATTAA